The Leclercia sp. S52 genome has a segment encoding these proteins:
- the tpx gene encoding thiol peroxidase has translation MSQLVHFQGNPVSVAGSIPQTGSKAQAFTLVAKDLSDVVLSQFAGKRKVLNIFPSIDTGVCAASVRKFNQLATEMDNTVVLCISADLPFAQSRFCGAEGLSNVITLSTLRNPEFLEQYGVGIAEGALKGLAARAVVVIDENDTVVFSHLVNEITTEPDYAAALEALKA, from the coding sequence ATGTCACAACTCGTTCATTTCCAGGGCAACCCGGTTTCTGTTGCAGGATCCATTCCTCAGACTGGCAGCAAAGCGCAGGCGTTTACGCTCGTGGCAAAAGATCTGTCTGACGTCGTGCTGAGCCAGTTTGCCGGCAAGCGTAAAGTGCTGAACATTTTCCCAAGCATCGATACCGGCGTGTGTGCCGCATCTGTGCGTAAATTCAACCAGCTGGCGACTGAAATGGACAACACCGTTGTGCTGTGCATCTCCGCCGACCTGCCGTTCGCCCAGTCCCGTTTCTGCGGAGCTGAAGGCCTGAGCAACGTTATCACCCTCTCCACCCTGCGCAACCCGGAATTCCTGGAGCAGTACGGTGTGGGCATCGCTGAAGGCGCCCTGAAAGGCCTGGCAGCCCGCGCGGTTGTGGTGATCGACGAAAACGACACCGTCGTGTTCAGCCACCTGGTGAATGAAATCACCACCGAGCCGGACTATGCTGCTGCGCTGGAAGCGCTGAAAGCGTAA